In Pleurocapsa sp. PCC 7319, the following are encoded in one genomic region:
- a CDS encoding bifunctional 2-polyprenyl-6-hydroxyphenol methylase/3-demethylubiquinol 3-O-methyltransferase UbiG, producing MPEPEYIFTDTQFESELERLKMLEKIFDPHSHRRILAAGLTQGWQCLEVGAGAGSIMAWMSKIVGESGKVVAVDVDVRFIEHTSLSNVEMIKGDIRQIALNSHSFDLIHIRNVLIHVADFEFALSKILDLLKPNGWLVIEEPDFSASRVIHGDREQSQAVNKVNQAICQMFTDKGLDYSFGIRLPSLLQELGLQHIEVENDVPISPGGSDVATMMKLSALQLAEKYIATGKVSREDIHKYCQFAENQTSWGVYLATVGVIGQKRDDT from the coding sequence ATGCCTGAACCCGAATATATTTTCACCGACACTCAATTTGAATCAGAATTAGAGAGACTAAAAATGTTGGAGAAGATATTCGACCCTCATAGTCACCGTCGAATTTTGGCGGCAGGTTTGACCCAAGGCTGGCAATGTTTAGAGGTTGGTGCAGGGGCAGGTTCGATCATGGCTTGGATGTCGAAAATAGTTGGAGAATCAGGCAAAGTAGTGGCAGTAGATGTTGACGTTCGGTTTATTGAACATACATCGTTATCGAACGTAGAAATGATCAAAGGAGATATCAGACAGATTGCTTTAAATAGTCATTCTTTCGATTTGATTCATATTCGTAATGTCTTAATTCACGTTGCCGATTTTGAATTTGCTTTATCCAAGATTTTGGATTTGCTTAAACCTAATGGTTGGTTAGTAATTGAAGAACCAGATTTTTCTGCTTCTAGAGTAATACATGGCGATCGAGAACAGTCTCAAGCAGTAAATAAAGTAAACCAAGCTATCTGCCAGATGTTTACCGATAAAGGATTAGATTACTCTTTTGGGATTAGGCTACCGTCTTTGCTACAGGAACTCGGATTACAACACATAGAAGTAGAAAACGATGTACCCATTTCTCCAGGGGGTTCAGATGTTGCCACGATGATGAAACTTTCTGCACTCCAACTAGCAGAGAAATATATTGCTACGGGCAAAGTAAGTCGAGAGGATATCCATAAATATTGCCAGTTTGCCGAAAATCAAACTTCTTGGGGAGTCTACTT
- the bioB gene encoding biotin synthase BioB, giving the protein MTTTLDFLDYNALAKLSLNGELIDRTTAKSILGAPDTVLLEQLAAAYKVRHHYWSNRVRLHFLLNAQSGLCPEDCNYCSQSKISAAEIEKYPLIAQEKIVQAADRAAKLKAGTFCMAISGRSPSEPVFNNVLDAFKAVKTKHDLKICACLGLLSEEQTHRLAEVGVDRVNHNLNTSENHHENICSTHTFRDRVATIKNVQKAGITTCSGGILGMNETDDDIIDLAYSLRELDVTSVPINFLIPIAGTPLGDVNQLNPRRCLRILCLFRFILPQQEIRIAGGREVHLRSLQVMGLYPANSIFIGDYLTTAGQAASADLEMIRDAGFVLEAPDGSILETADTKMINIEC; this is encoded by the coding sequence ATGACTACAACTTTAGATTTTTTAGACTATAATGCTCTAGCTAAACTGTCCCTTAACGGAGAGTTAATCGACCGCACCACAGCCAAAAGCATTTTAGGGGCACCAGATACCGTATTGCTAGAACAATTAGCAGCAGCCTATAAAGTTCGTCATCATTACTGGTCAAATCGCGTCAGACTCCATTTTTTACTCAACGCCCAGAGTGGTTTATGTCCAGAAGACTGCAACTACTGTTCCCAATCAAAAATCTCTGCGGCAGAGATCGAAAAATACCCTCTAATTGCTCAAGAAAAAATAGTCCAGGCAGCAGATCGAGCCGCAAAATTAAAAGCAGGGACTTTTTGTATGGCAATTTCCGGGCGATCGCCTTCTGAACCTGTCTTCAATAATGTGTTAGATGCCTTTAAAGCGGTCAAAACTAAACATGACTTAAAAATTTGTGCTTGTTTGGGACTCTTAAGCGAAGAGCAAACTCATCGTTTAGCTGAGGTAGGAGTCGATCGCGTTAACCATAATTTGAATACCTCCGAAAATCATCACGAGAATATCTGTAGTACTCATACCTTTCGCGATCGCGTTGCCACGATTAAAAATGTCCAAAAAGCAGGTATTACAACTTGTTCTGGCGGTATATTGGGCATGAATGAAACCGACGACGATATCATTGACTTGGCTTATTCCCTGCGAGAATTGGACGTTACTAGTGTACCGATTAATTTTCTGATTCCTATTGCGGGAACACCCTTAGGAGATGTCAATCAACTCAATCCTCGACGTTGCTTACGTATCCTATGTTTATTTAGATTTATCCTGCCCCAACAAGAAATTAGAATTGCTGGGGGCAGAGAAGTTCACCTGCGATCGCTACAGGTAATGGGTTTATATCCCGCCAACTCGATTTTTATCGGTGATTATCTCACCACCGCAGGACAAGCTGCCTCCGCTGATCTAGAAATGATTCGCGATGCTGGATTTGTTCTCGAAGCCCCCGATGGTTCAATTCTGGAAACAGCAGACACTAAAATGATCAATATTGAATGTTAA
- the aqpZ gene encoding aquaporin Z yields the protein MKKYIAELIGTFWLVLGGCGSAVLAAVYTANTEDINFFNIGLGFLGVSLAFGLTVLTMAYAIGHISGCHLNPAVSFGLWAGKRFSGKELLPYIIAQVIGAVLAGGFIYLIASGNGQFTLEGSNPLATNGFGDHSPGGYNLITCLITEVVMTYMFLIIILGATDLRAPAGFAPIAIGLGLTLIHLISIPVTNTSVNPARSTGVALWAGKELVAQLWLFWLAPIVGAILAGLTYNSVFAEDVAEQNLADAATDANFESSQL from the coding sequence ATGAAAAAATATATTGCAGAATTAATTGGGACTTTTTGGTTAGTCCTTGGTGGTTGCGGTAGTGCTGTGCTAGCTGCTGTTTATACCGCTAATACAGAAGACATTAATTTCTTCAACATTGGGTTAGGATTTCTGGGTGTGTCATTGGCTTTTGGTCTAACTGTATTGACTATGGCTTATGCCATTGGACATATTTCTGGATGTCATCTTAACCCCGCTGTATCTTTTGGTTTATGGGCAGGAAAACGCTTTTCTGGCAAAGAGTTATTACCTTATATTATTGCTCAGGTAATTGGTGCAGTGCTAGCTGGTGGTTTTATTTATTTGATTGCTAGTGGCAACGGTCAGTTTACCTTAGAAGGTTCTAATCCTCTGGCAACTAATGGTTTTGGAGACCATTCTCCTGGAGGCTATAACTTGATTACCTGTTTAATTACAGAAGTCGTGATGACTTATATGTTCCTGATAATTATTTTAGGAGCTACTGATTTGCGTGCACCGGCTGGATTTGCCCCTATTGCTATTGGTTTGGGATTAACTCTTATTCACCTGATTAGTATTCCTGTCACCAATACTTCTGTTAATCCTGCTCGAAGTACAGGTGTTGCTTTGTGGGCAGGCAAAGAACTTGTTGCTCAACTATGGCTATTCTGGCTAGCACCTATTGTAGGAGCAATTTTAGCGGGGTTAACCTACAATAGTGTTTTTGCTGAGGATGTAGCTGAACAAAACTTAGCTGATGCTGCGACTGACGCTAATTTTGAAAGCTCACAATTATAA
- a CDS encoding site-2 protease family protein encodes MKLWLILIIISPIAYLIVQQSVKNKTTTPVWLCWLVIMLPSCIWTIWTYIFGQDQPLPLPVFLFPLIVCPLLYGWLVQRGKPKKSNLTSTSEKEQETVVPVAESAIESPPPRPIDRQEETTLRNCFPWNVYYLQTIDYRPQAIFCRGKLKTIPEDAYNKIKRNVEKAFGDRFFLIFQESFRGKPFFALVPNPEAKATAQEKVKNDRRFGFALTMFLITLLTTTVAGVNIIGTSSEELLSDPQLFVPGLLYSLPLLLIIGVQKFSHYFVAAYYKIRTTLPYFIPFPFLLDSFSLGTLGAIVQRRSPIPHRKALFDVAVVGSISSLLLIVPILYWGLSLSTVVPLEESSTFDIQAQDPRVSFFLSLVAKLALGSSLEAGMGIDLHPLATAGCVGLFIVAINLMPIGQLDGGHIVHAVFGQKMAIAVGQITRILALLFALIHPYFWIWTIILWLIPLIDQPALNDVTELDNRRDFCGLLALALLIVIVLPLPGAVGTWLNI; translated from the coding sequence ATGAAACTCTGGTTGATTTTAATTATCATAAGCCCCATTGCTTACCTCATTGTCCAGCAAAGCGTAAAGAATAAAACCACTACGCCCGTTTGGTTATGTTGGTTGGTAATTATGCTGCCATCATGTATCTGGACTATTTGGACTTATATTTTTGGGCAGGATCAACCCTTACCCCTGCCAGTATTTTTGTTTCCTTTGATCGTGTGTCCCTTATTGTACGGATGGCTAGTACAAAGAGGAAAACCCAAAAAATCTAACCTTACTTCAACTTCAGAAAAGGAACAAGAAACTGTAGTTCCCGTGGCTGAATCTGCAATAGAATCCCCTCCTCCTCGCCCAATTGATCGTCAGGAAGAGACAACTCTGCGCAACTGTTTTCCTTGGAATGTTTACTACTTACAAACTATTGACTATCGACCTCAAGCTATTTTTTGTCGTGGAAAACTCAAGACTATTCCCGAAGATGCATATAACAAGATTAAACGTAATGTAGAAAAAGCTTTTGGCGATCGCTTCTTTTTGATTTTCCAAGAGAGTTTTCGAGGTAAACCTTTTTTTGCCCTGGTTCCTAATCCTGAAGCCAAAGCAACTGCTCAAGAAAAGGTTAAAAACGATCGTCGTTTTGGATTTGCCTTGACCATGTTTCTGATCACCCTGCTAACTACTACAGTAGCTGGAGTTAATATCATTGGAACATCTTCCGAGGAGTTATTATCTGATCCCCAATTATTTGTTCCAGGATTGCTCTATAGTTTGCCACTACTGCTAATTATTGGAGTGCAAAAATTTAGTCATTATTTTGTTGCTGCTTATTACAAAATTCGGACAACTTTGCCTTATTTTATTCCCTTTCCTTTCCTGCTAGATAGTTTTTCTTTGGGGACTTTGGGGGCAATTGTTCAGAGGCGATCGCCTATTCCTCACCGTAAAGCTTTATTTGATGTAGCGGTTGTCGGTTCTATATCGAGCTTACTGCTGATTGTGCCAATTTTATATTGGGGACTATCTCTTTCAACTGTTGTTCCCTTAGAAGAATCTTCGACCTTTGATATTCAAGCTCAAGATCCTCGGGTATCATTTTTTCTCAGCTTAGTAGCTAAATTAGCTTTAGGCTCATCTCTAGAAGCTGGGATGGGAATTGATCTTCATCCATTGGCCACTGCCGGTTGTGTTGGCTTGTTTATCGTTGCTATTAACCTGATGCCCATCGGACAGCTAGATGGAGGTCATATTGTTCATGCTGTATTTGGACAAAAAATGGCGATCGCCGTAGGACAAATTACTCGTATATTGGCTTTATTATTTGCCTTAATACATCCCTATTTCTGGATTTGGACAATTATATTGTGGTTAATTCCCCTAATCGATCAACCTGCGCTCAATGATGTTACTGAACTCGATAATCGGCGAGATTTTTGCGGTTTATTGGCTTTGGCTTTACTGATTGTAATTGTATTACCACTACCTGGTGCTGTAGGTACCTGGTTGAATATTTAG
- a CDS encoding MBL fold metallo-hydrolase produces MPQNSTKITASPGNTKSPRLILPGIFAFAPNRDTLGATAYLIVNKSGNILLDCPAWNETNQEFLLAQGGINTLIITHRGGIGNKVMQMQQTLACQIILQEQEAYLLPEVEVNSFAENLTISSDLELIWTPGHSPGSSCLYWQQQGGILFSGRHFLPKSPTEIAPLRTAKTFHWWRQLNSIAKLCERFDAETLKYILPGANTGYLRGKGYIENAYEQLTALDLTALRSTEVI; encoded by the coding sequence ATGCCCCAAAACTCGACAAAAATTACTGCAAGCCCTGGAAACACTAAATCTCCTCGCCTTATTTTGCCAGGAATATTTGCTTTTGCTCCTAATCGAGATACTTTAGGTGCGACTGCTTATTTAATTGTAAATAAAAGTGGCAATATTCTTCTTGATTGTCCCGCTTGGAATGAAACAAATCAGGAATTTTTGCTAGCTCAGGGAGGAATTAATACTCTCATCATCACTCATCGAGGAGGGATTGGCAATAAAGTAATGCAGATGCAGCAGACCTTGGCTTGCCAAATAATATTACAAGAACAAGAGGCTTATTTATTACCAGAAGTTGAAGTCAATTCTTTTGCTGAAAATTTAACCATAAGTTCAGATTTAGAACTGATTTGGACCCCCGGTCATTCCCCTGGTTCATCTTGTCTTTATTGGCAGCAGCAGGGAGGAATTTTGTTTTCTGGTAGACATTTCTTACCTAAATCACCAACTGAAATCGCCCCCTTGCGTACTGCTAAAACTTTTCATTGGTGGAGACAGTTAAATAGTATTGCTAAATTGTGCGAGCGCTTTGATGCTGAAACTCTTAAATATATCCTGCCAGGGGCGAACACAGGATATTTGAGAGGTAAAGGTTATATTGAAAATGCTTACGAACAATTAACAGCATTAGATTTAACTGCACTGCGCTCAACTGAAGTTATCTAG
- the murD gene encoding UDP-N-acetylmuramoyl-L-alanine--D-glutamate ligase, producing the protein MPKGEIIGLGRSGIAAARLLNKEGWQVTLVDSATEAQVFSRSNANELKALQQKLINEGIAVKLGSNVTLAPKEAPETIVVSPGVPWDLSSLEAARQLSIETIGEIELAWRYLNNIPWIGITGTNGKTTTTALIAAIFQAAGLKAPACGNIGNAACELAIQNFNEPNSKTFDWIIAELSSYQIESSVELAPQIGIWTTLTPDHLNRHKTLEHYSEIKASLLRRCQQKIVNGDDRYLQTAGLELGQDVIWTSVKGKNSFNDNRRLEVYIEDAWIVAFGELIAPVSLFKMSGEHNLQNLLVTVAAAKLAGIDKSAIAEAITTFPGVEHRLEYVCTHQGIKYINDSKATNYEAAEVGLNSVEAPVILIAGGQAKTGDDNSWIDTIKAKVAKVLLIGEAAPAFAQRLSDRGYDNFQIVETMDNAVTQSLAIAKEERAKVVLLSPACASFDQYLSFEARGDHFRQLCLAMKD; encoded by the coding sequence ATGCCCAAAGGCGAAATTATTGGATTAGGAAGATCGGGAATTGCTGCTGCAAGATTACTCAACAAAGAAGGTTGGCAAGTCACCTTAGTAGACTCGGCAACAGAAGCACAAGTATTTTCAAGATCTAATGCTAATGAATTAAAAGCATTGCAACAGAAGCTAATTAATGAAGGAATCGCTGTCAAACTTGGCAGCAATGTGACCTTAGCGCCTAAAGAAGCTCCCGAAACAATTGTGGTTAGTCCAGGTGTTCCCTGGGATCTTTCTTCATTAGAGGCTGCACGACAACTAAGTATCGAAACTATCGGTGAGATTGAATTAGCTTGGCGTTATCTAAATAATATTCCTTGGATAGGTATTACTGGCACAAATGGCAAAACTACTACAACTGCTCTTATTGCAGCGATTTTTCAGGCTGCTGGTTTAAAAGCTCCTGCTTGTGGCAATATTGGCAATGCAGCTTGCGAATTGGCAATTCAAAATTTCAACGAGCCTAATTCTAAAACTTTTGATTGGATTATTGCTGAATTAAGTAGTTATCAGATTGAGTCTTCTGTTGAATTGGCACCACAAATTGGTATTTGGACTACTTTAACTCCCGATCATCTCAATCGGCATAAAACTCTGGAACATTACTCGGAAATTAAAGCTTCTCTACTCCGTCGCTGCCAGCAAAAAATTGTCAATGGCGACGATCGCTATTTACAAACAGCAGGATTAGAATTAGGTCAAGATGTTATCTGGACAAGTGTTAAAGGCAAAAATAGCTTTAATGATAATCGCCGACTAGAAGTTTACATCGAGGATGCTTGGATTGTAGCTTTTGGGGAACTTATTGCCCCAGTATCTTTATTTAAAATGTCAGGAGAACATAATCTACAAAATCTTCTGGTGACTGTAGCAGCAGCAAAATTAGCAGGAATTGACAAAAGCGCGATCGCCGAAGCCATAACAACTTTTCCAGGAGTCGAACATCGTCTGGAATACGTTTGCACTCATCAGGGAATTAAATACATCAACGATAGTAAAGCCACTAACTATGAAGCAGCAGAGGTAGGTTTAAATTCTGTAGAAGCACCAGTTATTTTAATTGCTGGGGGGCAAGCCAAAACAGGGGATGACAATTCCTGGATCGATACGATCAAAGCCAAGGTTGCTAAGGTGTTGCTAATTGGTGAAGCTGCACCAGCTTTTGCTCAAAGATTGAGCGATCGCGGTTATGATAATTTTCAAATTGTAGAAACCATGGACAATGCTGTAACTCAGAGCTTGGCGATCGCTAAAGAAGAACGGGCAAAGGTAGTCTTACTCTCCCCTGCCTGTGCCAGTTTTGATCAATATCTGAGTTTTGAAGCGCGAGGTGATCATTTTAGACAGCTATGTTTGGCAATGAAAGATTAG
- a CDS encoding N-acetyltransferase: protein MAKVHLRKVTRENFRECLNLQVTELQKSWVATTTQSLAEAYVDPNLFPLAVYDGSVCGYEQPEAPMIGFTMYEIVAGVGFIIRLMIDQKYQRQGYGKATMIEVIRRLKLYPDVEMIATSYRQGNKIAAELYQGLGFRQWDISDAISNPTEVYVKLED from the coding sequence GTGGCAAAAGTACACTTACGAAAAGTAACGCGGGAAAATTTTCGAGAATGCCTGAATCTTCAGGTTACGGAGCTACAGAAAAGTTGGGTTGCAACTACCACACAATCTCTGGCAGAAGCTTATGTAGATCCCAATCTTTTTCCTTTAGCCGTCTACGATGGTTCTGTATGCGGTTACGAACAGCCTGAAGCACCAATGATTGGATTCACGATGTATGAAATTGTTGCGGGTGTAGGATTTATCATACGACTGATGATCGACCAAAAGTATCAAAGGCAAGGTTATGGAAAAGCTACTATGATTGAGGTTATTCGTCGTCTCAAGTTATATCCTGATGTCGAAATGATTGCGACTAGTTATCGGCAAGGGAATAAAATAGCTGCCGAATTATATCAAGGTTTAGGGTTTCGGCAATGGGATATTTCTGACGCTATCTCTAATCCTACGGAGGTTTATGTCAAACTTGAAGACTAA
- a CDS encoding DUF1499 domain-containing protein, with the protein MTKNHFILKEYFVRELITVSRLISIIFGIIITLSSSLMFSTPAWAAIGINNGHLSACPSSPNCVVSQDGDADHAIEPITYQGDRATAKETLLKVLSVVPRTEVIEQTDNYIYSESTSRIFKFVDDVEFYFPEDENIIHVRSASRVGESDLGVNRRRIEQIRLAMQDLGV; encoded by the coding sequence ATGACTAAAAATCACTTTATATTAAAAGAGTATTTTGTTAGAGAGTTAATTACTGTGTCTCGTTTGATCTCAATTATTTTCGGCATTATTATTACCCTATCGAGCAGTTTAATGTTTTCTACTCCTGCTTGGGCAGCAATTGGTATTAACAATGGTCATTTGTCTGCTTGTCCTAGTTCGCCTAACTGTGTGGTTAGTCAAGATGGAGATGCGGATCATGCAATTGAACCAATTACCTACCAAGGCGATCGCGCTACTGCCAAAGAAACGTTGTTAAAAGTGCTTTCGGTGGTACCGCGCACTGAAGTTATCGAACAGACAGATAATTATATATATAGCGAATCTACTAGTCGTATTTTTAAATTTGTCGATGATGTAGAATTTTATTTCCCTGAAGATGAAAACATTATTCACGTTAGATCTGCTTCACGAGTTGGTGAATCAGATTTGGGAGTTAACCGCCGACGTATCGAACAAATTCGTTTAGCAATGCAAGATTTAGGCGTTTAA
- a CDS encoding DUF4112 domain-containing protein produces the protein MKTPIPTNQISKVNRLRRMSRLLDNAIPIPGTKIRFGLDPILGLLPGGGDTVTGGLSAYIVVEAARMGLPREVLWKMVGNILIDSFAGTIPVLGDLFDVGWKSNVKNIELLEKHLDIAENSKSDRLFTFGLILLLALIVLGFAAITVFTVSWLWNLLF, from the coding sequence ATGAAAACCCCCATACCTACTAACCAAATTTCTAAGGTCAATAGACTGAGGCGGATGAGTCGGTTATTAGATAACGCAATTCCTATACCTGGAACTAAGATTCGCTTTGGGCTAGATCCAATTTTGGGATTGCTTCCTGGAGGTGGTGATACGGTAACTGGGGGACTATCTGCTTATATTGTGGTAGAAGCTGCCAGAATGGGTTTACCCCGCGAGGTTTTGTGGAAAATGGTGGGAAATATATTAATAGACTCTTTTGCTGGAACTATTCCGGTATTGGGAGATTTATTTGATGTAGGCTGGAAATCTAATGTCAAAAATATTGAGCTATTAGAAAAGCATTTAGATATTGCTGAAAATAGTAAAAGCGATCGCTTGTTTACTTTTGGCTTAATTTTACTCTTAGCCTTAATCGTACTAGGGTTTGCGGCGATTACAGTATTTACAGTAAGTTGGCTCTGGAATCTTTTATTTTAG